A DNA window from Paraburkholderia sp. IMGN_8 contains the following coding sequences:
- a CDS encoding LysR family transcriptional regulator, which yields MRDRIDDEITFRKLEVLLAFMDTGNLSKAAEALNVSTVSVHRALHSLEQGVRCALFRHEGRNLKSTEAAQMLADVAQEVITLMSDGIRATREAAGYSSHRLKIGSLYSLTIKTVPGIVIDIKVRRPTLQVELVLGPNAELLEKLKLGVIDAALMAVPDAEPEVESIPLFEDDIFFAAPAGSPYANQEAVDLRDCRNETFVSLGEGFATYHGFLEAFRVADFTPNVTMRVGDIFSLMNLVSGGVGYTLLPGRVRGVFGDKVQFIPLQPRYLMRQTIGVSFLRARERDPNLLALMAVCRLRTRSVD from the coding sequence ATGCGCGACCGAATCGACGACGAAATCACCTTTCGCAAGCTGGAAGTGCTGCTCGCATTCATGGACACCGGCAATCTGTCGAAGGCAGCGGAGGCTCTGAATGTGAGCACGGTCAGCGTGCACCGGGCGCTGCATTCGCTCGAACAAGGCGTGCGGTGTGCGCTGTTCCGGCACGAGGGCCGCAACCTGAAGTCGACGGAAGCCGCTCAAATGCTTGCCGATGTAGCACAGGAGGTGATCACGCTGATGTCCGATGGCATTCGCGCGACGCGTGAGGCCGCGGGTTACTCGTCGCATCGTCTGAAGATTGGCTCCCTGTATTCGCTGACCATCAAGACAGTGCCCGGCATCGTCATCGATATCAAGGTGCGGCGGCCGACGCTTCAGGTCGAGCTCGTGCTTGGGCCGAATGCCGAACTGTTGGAGAAGTTGAAGCTGGGCGTCATCGATGCCGCCCTGATGGCGGTGCCCGACGCCGAGCCTGAAGTGGAATCCATTCCGCTGTTCGAAGATGACATCTTTTTCGCAGCGCCCGCCGGATCGCCCTACGCTAATCAAGAAGCAGTCGATTTGAGGGACTGTCGCAACGAGACATTCGTTTCGCTAGGCGAGGGCTTCGCGACGTATCACGGCTTTCTGGAGGCGTTTCGCGTCGCGGACTTCACTCCGAACGTCACCATGAGAGTCGGCGATATATTTTCGCTGATGAACCTTGTGAGCGGCGGGGTCGGTTATACGCTTTTGCCGGGGCGTGTACGCGGTGTATTCGGCGACAAGGTGCAATTCATTCCGCTGCAGCCGCGATACCTGATGCGCCAGACCATTGGCGTGAGCTTCCTGCGTGCACGCGAACGGGATCCGAACCTGCTCGCGCTCATGGCCGTCTGCCGCCTTCGCACGAGAAGCGTCGACTGA
- a CDS encoding PaaI family thioesterase encodes MAHTPDPLFAERVRASFTRQNAMALIQATLPVIEHGRTEIHLPVWSGVEQQHGFVHGGVVGMIADSAGGYAAMTTVPASASVLTVEYKMNLVAPADGETLIARGQVVRPGRTLIVTQAEVFAVKDGHEVLCALMQQTIMVMHDKVEK; translated from the coding sequence ATGGCACATACTCCCGACCCCCTCTTCGCCGAGCGCGTCCGCGCCAGCTTCACGCGCCAGAATGCTATGGCGCTGATCCAGGCGACCTTGCCCGTGATCGAGCACGGCCGCACTGAAATTCACCTACCTGTTTGGAGCGGCGTCGAGCAGCAGCACGGCTTTGTACATGGCGGTGTGGTGGGCATGATTGCCGATTCGGCAGGCGGCTACGCTGCGATGACCACGGTGCCGGCCAGTGCCTCTGTATTGACCGTCGAGTACAAGATGAATCTGGTCGCTCCGGCCGACGGCGAAACCCTGATCGCCCGCGGCCAGGTTGTCCGTCCTGGTCGTACGCTAATCGTCACTCAGGCAGAGGTATTCGCCGTCAAGGACGGCCATGAAGTGCTTTGTGCACTGATGCAACAAACGATTATGGTGATGCACGACAAGGTGGAGAAGTAG
- a CDS encoding cytochrome b — protein MERRQYTSIAKILHWTMALAIICAWIAGYYSSTLSLAQKIQTDSIMLHKSIATITLFLLAARIPWRLTHGAPAASCGVPSLERAAARVGHLLLYLCMLALPLSGWLWSSAAGFKIPVAGLFFLPPLMDKTPALVPIFKQVHIYLAYAIAILVCGHVLMALKHYFVDRSDSLESMLPSCFVRRRDGSEQKERIWPV, from the coding sequence ATGGAAAGGAGACAATACACGTCCATCGCGAAGATCCTCCACTGGACGATGGCGCTGGCGATCATTTGCGCATGGATTGCGGGGTACTACTCCAGCACGCTGAGCCTTGCGCAGAAGATTCAAACTGACAGCATCATGCTGCACAAGTCGATCGCGACGATTACGCTGTTCCTGCTGGCGGCGCGGATTCCATGGCGGCTCACGCACGGGGCGCCCGCGGCGTCATGCGGAGTGCCATCGCTGGAGCGCGCCGCAGCGCGCGTTGGGCACTTGCTTCTCTACTTATGCATGCTTGCGCTGCCATTGTCGGGATGGCTCTGGAGTTCGGCGGCGGGATTCAAGATTCCGGTGGCCGGCCTGTTTTTCTTGCCGCCATTGATGGATAAGACGCCTGCGCTTGTACCCATCTTCAAACAGGTGCACATCTACCTCGCGTATGCCATCGCTATTCTGGTTTGCGGACATGTATTGATGGCGTTGAAGCACTACTTTGTGGATCGCAGCGATTCTCTCGAGTCGATGTTGCCGTCCTGCTTTGTCCGCCGGCGCGATGGCAGCGAGCAGAAAGAGCGTATCTGGCCGGTATGA
- the mdcH gene encoding malonate decarboxylase subunit epsilon: protein MSVLFTFPGQGAQRSGMLHALPDHAEVAHALEEASDALGYDALSLDDTNSLRSTVAVQLCLLIAGVAQARVISAFGHTPDMVTGLSIGAYPAAVVAGALPYADAVRLVALRGQLMEQAFPHGYGMTAIVGMTQRALERLIAEVNSPAMPVFLANINARTQMVVAGSDAAMQRLATLAGEHGAQRCERLDVAVPSHCTLLDASATALADAFGQVSVSAPRLVYLSSSIARPLFDGPRIAADLAGNMARQVRWDDTVRLAWERGARLAIEMPPSSMLTRLNSAIFTEGIAVCSATSLPDLGTLIEREQVRQ from the coding sequence GTGAGCGTGCTATTCACGTTCCCCGGCCAGGGCGCGCAGCGCAGCGGCATGCTGCACGCGTTGCCGGATCACGCCGAGGTTGCTCATGCACTGGAAGAAGCCAGCGACGCGCTGGGCTACGACGCCCTGTCGCTCGACGACACGAACTCGCTGCGCTCCACCGTCGCGGTCCAGCTTTGCCTGCTGATCGCGGGCGTCGCCCAGGCGCGCGTCATCAGCGCCTTCGGCCATACACCCGATATGGTCACGGGCCTTTCGATCGGCGCCTATCCAGCCGCCGTGGTCGCGGGCGCTCTGCCCTACGCCGATGCCGTCAGGCTCGTCGCGTTGCGCGGCCAGTTGATGGAACAAGCTTTCCCGCACGGCTACGGCATGACCGCGATCGTCGGCATGACGCAGCGCGCGCTCGAACGATTGATCGCGGAAGTGAACAGCCCGGCCATGCCGGTCTTTCTGGCAAACATCAACGCCCGGACGCAGATGGTGGTCGCGGGCAGCGATGCCGCCATGCAACGCCTCGCAACACTCGCGGGTGAGCACGGGGCGCAACGCTGTGAGCGTCTCGACGTGGCGGTCCCTTCGCATTGCACCTTGCTCGACGCGTCCGCGACTGCGCTCGCCGATGCCTTCGGCCAGGTCTCCGTGAGCGCGCCTCGCCTTGTGTACCTGAGCAGCAGCATTGCACGCCCGCTTTTCGATGGCCCGCGCATCGCGGCCGATCTTGCAGGCAACATGGCGCGGCAGGTGCGCTGGGACGATACAGTGAGGCTCGCGTGGGAACGAGGCGCGCGCCTCGCGATCGAGATGCCGCCATCCAGCATGCTGACCCGGCTGAACAGCGCGATTTTCACGGAGGGGATCGCGGTATGCAGCGCAACTTCACTTCCGGACCTTGGCACGCTCATTGAGCGGGAACAGGTACGCCAGTAA
- a CDS encoding nuclear transport factor 2 family protein has product MVSSPELLYTQQVRTYLKELERGDVAAICALFAPDAQIFSPFLGWMQAAPFFAKVSEASGESTITPIDICVSTTGARRATGYFIYDWVLKDGSAVRFECVDVFEFDANGLVERMIIVYDTYPIRSTVGDKYA; this is encoded by the coding sequence GTGGTGTCGTCGCCGGAATTACTCTATACGCAGCAGGTTCGCACCTACCTCAAAGAGCTGGAGCGCGGCGACGTCGCCGCGATCTGCGCACTGTTTGCGCCGGATGCACAGATTTTCTCGCCGTTTCTCGGTTGGATGCAAGCGGCGCCGTTCTTTGCCAAGGTCAGCGAAGCGTCCGGAGAGAGCACGATTACGCCTATCGATATCTGCGTCAGCACAACGGGCGCCAGGCGTGCGACGGGTTACTTCATCTACGATTGGGTGCTGAAAGACGGTTCCGCCGTGCGCTTCGAGTGCGTCGATGTGTTCGAGTTCGACGCCAACGGGCTGGTCGAGCGCATGATAATTGTGTACGACACTTATCCGATCCGCAGCACCGTCGGCGATAAGTACGCGTAG
- the madM gene encoding malonate transporter subunit MadM → MFHMLDKVLIQNGLVASFALVGLIMWVSSLISRKLTFGRVHGSAIAIVIGLALAYVGGVFTGGQKGLADLPLFTGVGLMGGAMLRDFAIVATAFEVQATEARKAGLIGVVSLLLGTVLPFIVGASIAHAFGYTDAVSMTTIGAGAVTYIVGPVTGAAIGASSDVMALSIAAGLIKAIIVMIGTPLAAGFMGLKTPRSAMIFGGLAGTVSGVSAGLAATDRRLVPYGALIATFHTGVGCLLGPSVLFFATKALMGT, encoded by the coding sequence ATGTTCCATATGCTCGATAAAGTATTGATCCAGAACGGCCTTGTTGCCTCGTTTGCGCTGGTCGGTCTCATCATGTGGGTGTCGTCGCTTATTTCGCGCAAGCTGACGTTCGGGCGCGTGCACGGCTCGGCCATCGCTATCGTGATAGGCCTCGCGCTGGCCTATGTTGGCGGTGTATTCACCGGAGGACAAAAAGGTCTCGCCGACCTGCCGCTCTTCACAGGCGTCGGCCTGATGGGTGGAGCGATGCTGCGGGACTTCGCCATCGTCGCGACAGCGTTCGAGGTGCAGGCCACCGAGGCGCGCAAGGCCGGGCTTATCGGCGTAGTGTCACTGCTGCTCGGAACCGTATTGCCGTTCATCGTCGGTGCGAGCATCGCTCACGCATTCGGCTACACCGACGCGGTCAGTATGACCACCATCGGTGCGGGAGCGGTCACCTACATCGTGGGACCGGTGACGGGAGCCGCGATCGGCGCCAGTTCCGATGTGATGGCGCTCAGCATCGCCGCAGGGCTGATCAAGGCAATTATCGTGATGATCGGCACGCCGCTCGCAGCAGGCTTCATGGGACTGAAGACGCCGCGCTCCGCGATGATTTTTGGCGGACTGGCGGGCACCGTCAGCGGCGTGAGCGCAGGGCTCGCCGCGACCGACCGGCGCCTCGTCCCCTACGGCGCGCTGATCGCAACGTTTCACACGGGCGTCGGCTGCCTGCTCGGACCGTCGGTACTGTTCTTCGCGACGAAAGCGCTGATGGGTACCTGA
- the panB gene encoding 3-methyl-2-oxobutanoate hydroxymethyltransferase: MSGYLQEGESTVRSKAVTAPSLLNMKSAGEKIVMLTCYDASFASLMDRCGVDVLLVGDSLGNVLQGHSTTLPVTLADIAYHTASVTRGNRSALVAADMPFGTYATPQSAFDNAVKLMQAGAHMVKLEGGAWLVDTVKFLTERGVPVFAHLGLTPQSVHRLGGFKVQGKKTEDAEQLKADAMALQAAGASLLLLEAIPTSLGKEVTEMLDIPTIGIGAGPDCSGQVLVMHDMLGVFPGKTARFVRNFMDGQSSIEGAIRAYIKAVKDNRFPAPEHCF; encoded by the coding sequence ATGTCGGGATATCTTCAAGAAGGCGAGAGCACCGTGCGCAGCAAAGCGGTCACTGCGCCTTCACTATTGAACATGAAAAGTGCGGGCGAAAAGATTGTGATGCTGACCTGTTACGACGCCAGCTTCGCATCGCTGATGGACCGCTGCGGTGTTGATGTGCTGCTAGTGGGGGATTCGCTCGGCAATGTGTTGCAGGGGCACAGCACGACATTGCCGGTCACGCTTGCGGATATTGCTTATCACACAGCGTCCGTCACCCGAGGGAACCGATCTGCATTGGTGGCCGCTGACATGCCATTCGGTACCTATGCAACTCCGCAGTCCGCATTCGACAATGCAGTGAAACTCATGCAGGCAGGTGCGCATATGGTCAAACTCGAAGGAGGCGCCTGGCTGGTCGATACCGTGAAATTTCTCACCGAGCGTGGCGTACCAGTTTTCGCTCATCTGGGCCTGACGCCGCAATCCGTGCATCGACTCGGCGGGTTCAAGGTACAGGGCAAAAAAACGGAAGACGCAGAGCAATTGAAAGCCGATGCTATGGCACTGCAGGCGGCAGGCGCATCTCTCCTCCTTCTTGAGGCCATCCCGACCTCACTGGGCAAGGAGGTGACGGAGATGCTAGACATCCCGACCATCGGTATTGGCGCCGGTCCGGACTGTTCGGGGCAAGTGCTTGTGATGCACGACATGTTGGGCGTGTTCCCCGGCAAGACCGCTCGCTTCGTGCGTAACTTCATGGACGGGCAGTCGAGCATCGAAGGAGCGATCCGCGCCTATATCAAGGCAGTGAAGGACAATCGCTTCCCTGCGCCGGAACACTGCTTTTAA
- a CDS encoding fumarylacetoacetate hydrolase family protein, which produces MHAPVAPRQVYCTIGNYRSQLLQAALDADDGPDGPGAAGRRTALLNSVETRRRDGAPYICLKGPAYVSGPNDLLPVSRDLKTLDWEVEIGVVIGKSAVHVRAEDALDCIAGYCVVNDITLRERVFRQDAPALGTDWLQSKSRPGWLPAGPWMVPAWNIADAQQLRLWLRLNGSLMQDGVASDMIFSISEQIAYLSNFTRLEPGDLICTGAPAGLGTHYGRYLRPGDVVEAGIDGLGSQRLTCTEV; this is translated from the coding sequence ATGCATGCTCCAGTCGCACCACGCCAAGTCTATTGCACGATCGGCAATTACCGCAGCCAACTCCTGCAAGCCGCTCTCGATGCGGACGACGGACCGGATGGTCCCGGCGCCGCCGGACGCCGCACTGCCTTGCTGAATTCCGTTGAAACGCGGCGCCGCGATGGCGCTCCATACATCTGTCTAAAAGGTCCTGCCTACGTTTCAGGACCGAATGATTTGCTGCCTGTTTCGCGCGATCTCAAGACGCTCGACTGGGAAGTGGAGATTGGTGTCGTGATCGGCAAAAGCGCAGTACATGTCCGCGCCGAAGATGCGCTCGACTGCATTGCCGGCTATTGTGTCGTCAATGACATCACGTTGCGCGAGCGGGTATTTCGTCAGGACGCACCCGCGTTGGGCACGGACTGGCTGCAATCGAAATCGCGGCCGGGCTGGCTTCCTGCCGGACCGTGGATGGTTCCCGCATGGAATATCGCCGATGCACAACAGCTCAGGTTATGGCTTCGTCTGAACGGATCCTTGATGCAGGACGGAGTAGCCAGCGACATGATCTTCAGCATTAGCGAGCAGATTGCCTATCTTTCGAACTTCACGCGGCTCGAGCCCGGCGACCTGATTTGCACCGGTGCGCCAGCCGGCCTCGGCACCCACTATGGACGCTACTTGCGCCCCGGCGATGTCGTCGAAGCGGGCATTGATGGTCTCGGTTCGCAGCGATTGACGTGTACCGAGGTTTAA
- a CDS encoding LysR substrate-binding domain-containing protein, giving the protein MTEQSKYSQGGYATGTYPLADLTRPLPSLAGFQAFVAAASLGSVSKAADHLCRTQGAVSRQIQQLEAHYQCALFVRHASGLALTAEGDTLLTVAVHVLTQLVQHSAIQHGAASVITVRLPSTFAIRWLLPRLADINNALGGTELRISTSADDMPDFSAPDVDAIVVRGTGQWVGVEAVPLFAETLAPMCTPALAASLKSVADLADATLLHPGPGYAEWRGWLDGVGATHINARRGLVFDTLELTLTAAAEGHGVAIGDPRMAKERLAAGSLVTPFREVVQNSASYFLVYPSQRAAQPKIRALADILVRLAQEE; this is encoded by the coding sequence ATGACCGAACAATCGAAATATTCGCAAGGCGGGTATGCAACCGGAACATACCCGCTGGCTGATCTGACCCGCCCGCTGCCGTCGCTAGCTGGGTTTCAGGCGTTCGTCGCTGCGGCGTCTCTCGGCAGCGTGAGTAAGGCCGCGGATCATCTGTGCCGCACGCAGGGAGCGGTCAGTCGGCAGATCCAGCAACTGGAAGCGCACTATCAATGTGCGCTGTTCGTGCGCCACGCGTCGGGGCTGGCATTGACCGCAGAGGGGGACACGCTGCTTACGGTGGCAGTCCACGTGCTGACGCAGCTCGTTCAGCATTCTGCAATTCAGCATGGCGCGGCGTCGGTGATCACGGTGCGGTTACCGTCCACGTTTGCGATTCGCTGGTTGCTTCCACGGCTGGCAGATATCAACAATGCGCTGGGCGGCACTGAACTGCGCATCTCGACATCTGCTGACGACATGCCGGATTTCAGCGCGCCGGATGTCGACGCCATTGTCGTGCGTGGCACCGGACAGTGGGTGGGCGTAGAAGCGGTACCGCTGTTTGCCGAGACGCTCGCGCCAATGTGCACACCCGCATTAGCTGCGTCTCTGAAATCGGTCGCCGATCTAGCGGACGCCACGCTGCTTCATCCTGGACCTGGTTATGCGGAATGGCGTGGTTGGCTTGATGGTGTCGGGGCGACGCACATCAATGCCCGGCGTGGACTTGTATTCGATACGCTTGAATTGACGCTCACTGCCGCGGCAGAAGGTCATGGGGTTGCAATCGGCGATCCACGCATGGCAAAAGAACGACTCGCTGCAGGTTCCCTGGTGACGCCGTTTCGCGAGGTGGTGCAAAACAGTGCGTCGTACTTTCTGGTATATCCATCTCAACGCGCGGCTCAGCCGAAGATTCGTGCCCTAGCCGACATACTCGTGCGGCTGGCGCAAGAAGAATGA
- the acs gene encoding acetate--CoA ligase — MPDIESMTRESRVFNVPDAFSKGATIPGMEHYDALCAEAERDYEGFWARLARTNLLWSKPFTEVLDESNAPLYRWFGDGQLNASYNCLDRNLDNGNGDKLAILFEADDGTLTSVTYRELHARVCRFANALKDLGVARGDRVVIYLPMSIEGVVAMQACARIGATHSVVFGGFSAKALQERVSDLGAVVLVTADEQMRAGKALPLKAIADEAIELGGCESVRHMVVYRRTGGRIRWTENRDRWMHEISADQSDICDAEPVDAEHPLFVLYTSGSTGRPKGVQHSTAGYLLWAMLTMKWTFDIKADDVFWCTADIGWITGHTYIAYGPLAAGATQVMFEGVPTYPDAGRFWEMIARHKVSVFYTAPTAIRSLIKAAEADAEVHPAGYNLASLRLLGTVGEPISPDTWMWYYHHVGGDRCPIVDTFWQTETGGHMIAPLPGATPLVPGSCTLPLPGIMASVVDETGQVLPNGSGGLLAIKRPWPSMIRTIWADTERFRQSYFPAELGGDVYLAGDGAIRDKDSGYFTITGRIDDVLNVSGHRMGTMEIESALVAHPMVAEAAVVGRSDEVTGEAICAFVVLKLECPSGSEARQLATELRKWVGTEIGPIAKPKDIRFGDNLPKTRSGKIMRRLLRSLAKGEKITQDVSTLENPSILDQLGEAF, encoded by the coding sequence TTGCCCGACATCGAATCAATGACGCGAGAGAGCCGCGTTTTCAACGTACCCGATGCGTTTTCAAAGGGGGCGACAATCCCAGGTATGGAACATTACGATGCGCTCTGCGCCGAAGCCGAACGGGATTATGAAGGATTCTGGGCCCGCCTCGCCCGGACCAATCTGTTGTGGTCGAAGCCGTTCACCGAAGTTCTTGATGAAAGCAACGCGCCGTTATATCGATGGTTTGGCGACGGCCAGCTCAATGCGTCATACAACTGTCTGGATCGCAACCTCGACAACGGGAACGGCGACAAGTTGGCCATCCTGTTCGAGGCCGATGACGGCACCCTGACGAGCGTCACGTACCGTGAGTTGCATGCCAGAGTCTGCCGCTTCGCGAACGCGCTCAAGGACCTTGGCGTCGCCAGGGGCGATCGTGTCGTCATCTATCTGCCGATGTCCATCGAAGGTGTAGTGGCGATGCAGGCTTGCGCGCGTATCGGAGCGACGCATTCGGTGGTATTCGGTGGCTTTTCCGCGAAGGCGCTACAGGAGCGTGTCTCGGATCTCGGTGCAGTAGTGCTTGTCACGGCAGATGAACAGATGCGGGCGGGGAAAGCGCTCCCGCTTAAAGCGATTGCGGATGAGGCGATCGAACTGGGAGGTTGCGAATCCGTGCGTCACATGGTCGTTTACCGGCGAACGGGCGGCAGGATCAGGTGGACAGAAAATCGTGACCGCTGGATGCACGAAATTTCGGCAGACCAGTCCGATATCTGCGACGCCGAACCGGTAGACGCCGAGCACCCTCTCTTTGTGCTGTACACCTCCGGATCCACAGGGCGGCCCAAGGGTGTGCAGCACAGCACGGCCGGCTACCTTCTGTGGGCTATGCTCACGATGAAATGGACCTTCGACATCAAGGCCGACGACGTGTTCTGGTGTACCGCCGATATCGGCTGGATCACAGGGCATACCTATATCGCGTACGGGCCGCTCGCAGCGGGCGCGACGCAAGTGATGTTCGAAGGCGTGCCAACTTACCCGGACGCGGGTCGCTTCTGGGAAATGATCGCGCGCCACAAGGTAAGTGTTTTTTATACCGCGCCCACAGCTATCCGGTCACTGATCAAGGCGGCGGAAGCGGATGCCGAAGTCCATCCTGCGGGCTATAACCTCGCGAGCTTGAGACTACTGGGCACCGTCGGCGAACCGATCAGCCCTGATACGTGGATGTGGTACTACCATCACGTCGGTGGGGACCGCTGCCCGATAGTCGATACATTCTGGCAGACCGAAACGGGGGGGCACATGATTGCGCCTTTGCCGGGCGCCACCCCGCTCGTTCCAGGTTCGTGCACGCTTCCGTTGCCGGGCATCATGGCGTCGGTTGTCGATGAAACCGGGCAGGTGTTGCCCAACGGCAGCGGCGGCCTCCTCGCCATCAAGCGCCCATGGCCGTCGATGATCCGTACGATCTGGGCTGATACCGAACGGTTCAGGCAGAGTTATTTCCCGGCGGAACTTGGAGGGGACGTGTATCTCGCCGGGGATGGGGCGATCCGCGACAAGGACAGCGGATATTTCACCATCACAGGACGCATCGACGATGTGCTCAACGTCTCCGGCCACCGGATGGGTACGATGGAGATCGAGTCCGCGCTGGTCGCTCATCCCATGGTCGCCGAGGCGGCTGTGGTGGGGCGCTCTGACGAAGTGACCGGGGAAGCCATCTGCGCCTTCGTGGTACTCAAGCTTGAATGCCCGTCCGGCTCGGAAGCGCGGCAACTCGCCACGGAATTGCGTAAGTGGGTTGGCACGGAGATCGGACCCATTGCCAAACCGAAGGACATCCGGTTCGGCGACAATTTGCCGAAGACGCGCTCGGGAAAGATCATGAGACGATTACTGCGTTCCCTGGCAAAAGGCGAAAAGATCACGCAGGATGTCTCGACCCTCGAGAATCCGTCCATTCTGGACCAACTGGGCGAGGCGTTCTAG